In Pseudobacter ginsenosidimutans, the following are encoded in one genomic region:
- a CDS encoding RagB/SusD family nutrient uptake outer membrane protein gives MYTIKYSHWLFVLALTALMGSCKKLVEIDAPVDTVTTSQAFAGNKEADWAVSALYSKMINGFTANLITLTAEKNFSAGLCTILGGLASDELRSQLDDETYLFFNTNKLTVFRAGASIDLWGSAYKAIFDANAIIEGIAASESEYLTDSTRRQLTGEALAIRSFAYFNLVNFFGDLPMPLTTDFNKTARLTRTPVAKVYEQILADLRQAIPLLQTDYTAGKSERVRINRWFAEALLARACLFAGDYQGAITSATNVIGQTLFYQLDDPSNAFLSTSKEAILQLKQNNISMLGNATPEGYVVAVRFRLNEQLVNSFEAGDKRKAAWIKQSDDIFLPAKYKIGSTNPYDSPLEYYVVMRLPELYLIRAEARMLLSSSNTTDAIDDLNKLRERANATLLPTDLSAEEVTAAIAKERQLELFAEWGHRWFDLKRTGKASEVLSVLSYKMPWDGDHQLLYPIPLNDIRDNNNLKQNPGYTNL, from the coding sequence ATGTATACGATAAAATATTCTCACTGGCTGTTTGTTTTGGCGCTGACCGCTCTCATGGGCAGTTGTAAAAAACTGGTGGAGATCGATGCGCCGGTAGACACTGTTACTACCAGCCAGGCTTTTGCCGGTAATAAGGAAGCTGACTGGGCCGTATCGGCGCTGTATTCCAAAATGATCAACGGATTCACGGCAAACCTGATCACATTGACAGCTGAAAAGAATTTCTCTGCCGGGCTTTGCACTATCCTTGGCGGACTTGCCTCCGATGAGTTGCGCTCGCAATTGGACGATGAAACATATCTGTTCTTCAACACCAACAAGCTGACCGTATTCAGGGCGGGGGCCAGCATAGATCTCTGGGGCTCCGCCTACAAAGCCATCTTCGATGCCAATGCCATTATCGAAGGCATCGCTGCTTCAGAATCGGAGTATCTGACCGACAGTACAAGAAGACAACTGACAGGAGAAGCGCTTGCCATCAGGTCTTTCGCTTATTTCAACCTGGTCAATTTCTTTGGCGACCTGCCCATGCCCCTGACCACCGACTTCAATAAAACGGCCAGGCTCACCCGAACTCCTGTGGCTAAAGTGTACGAACAGATCCTGGCCGATCTGAGGCAGGCTATTCCCCTGCTTCAAACGGATTATACTGCCGGAAAATCCGAGCGTGTACGCATCAACAGGTGGTTTGCAGAAGCGCTGCTGGCCAGGGCCTGCCTCTTTGCCGGCGACTACCAGGGCGCTATCACCAGCGCTACCAACGTGATCGGACAAACGCTGTTCTATCAACTGGACGACCCTTCCAACGCTTTCCTGAGCACCAGCAAAGAAGCCATCCTCCAGCTCAAACAAAACAATATCAGCATGCTCGGCAACGCCACTCCGGAAGGATATGTGGTGGCTGTCAGATTCAGGTTGAATGAACAACTGGTGAACAGTTTTGAAGCAGGCGATAAGAGAAAAGCTGCCTGGATAAAACAGTCAGACGATATCTTTCTGCCCGCCAAATACAAGATCGGCAGCACCAACCCATATGATTCCCCGCTGGAATATTATGTGGTGATGCGCCTGCCGGAACTCTACCTGATCCGCGCAGAGGCCAGGATGCTCTTGTCTTCTTCCAACACTACCGACGCTATCGATGACCTGAATAAACTGCGGGAAAGAGCGAATGCCACCCTGCTTCCAACCGATCTTTCTGCGGAAGAAGTTACAGCCGCCATCGCAAAGGAAAGACAACTGGAACTGTTCGCTGAATGGGGCCATCGCTGGTTCGATCTCAAACGCACAGGCAAAGCCTCTGAAGTGCTCTCTGTTCTCTCTTACAAAATGCCCTGGGATGGAGATCATCAATTGTTGTACCCAATTCCATTGAACGATATCAGGGACAATAACAACCTGAAGCAAAATCCAGGATACACCAATCTCTGA